The Desulfovibrio sp. G11 region CCGTGCCGGAGCGGAAAGGCTGAGGGAAAGCCACGATCCGTCCAGGGCTGCTGTAATGCTGATGTGTCCCAGGCAGAACGGAGACAGGGCTTCGGCATGGGCCGAAAGTTCGCGCACGGCATGTGCATAGTCCGGCCCCAGAGCGATTGCCAGGGCCTGCAGCGGAAAACTGTCCAGCAGGGAGTCTTGCGCTTCCGGGAAGACACAGGCGGCAAACGTGCCGTGCAGGGCATTTTTTTCCACATATTCATCAAGAAAAACCAGGCCGAAAACATGCGGCAGCGGAGCAACCCTGCAGGTCCATGCCGGTCCTTTCAGGGCCGATGGGCGCACACCCCGCCAGCCCAGGGCGCGGGCCTGTTTGCGATTCAGGTGAATACCCGACAGCAGGGCCGTCAGTATGGAAGGGCTTTCCGCCCCGGCCTGGGGATTCAATGGGCGCGGCAGCAGGCTGTGCAGATGCATGGCGGCTCCCTGGTTGTGGCGCGTGGTGGCGCGCCGGATGACTCTGCGGGACCTGGACGGCATGCCTGGTCCCGCAGGGGTGTTCAGAGTCAGGAGGGGAAGGTGATAACGTCGCCGTTGCCGAGATAGTTGGTGGTCTTGGAGCGGAAGCGCGCCGTGCCCTTGACCACGGGATAGCCCGCGTCCACGAATTTTTGCGCCGTAATGAGTCCTGTGCAGTGGTTGCATCCGACCCGTTGCAGATCCCATTTTTTCAATCCGATGACGAGGTCGTCATACTTGGGGTCCCAGTCGTCAAAGGGCGAGATGTGCAGCCCGCCGTAGAGGCCGTAGAACTGGTCGTTTTCATAGGCCAGTTCCTTGTAGGCGGTGTCGGCAAAAAGGATGATACCCTGATGGCAGCAGCCGGTAATGCTTACAAGGCCCACGTCCTTTACGTTGCAGTACATGGAAAGCTCGCCGAAAACGCGGAAAATGATAGGGCAGTCAAAGGTATACAGCGCCACGCCGTTTTCCAGCTTGTGCAGCCCCTTGGGAACTTCTGTAAGTTTTCCGACGTGTCCGCAGTCCTTGAGGTACTGCTTGCCTTCGGGATAGAAGGTATTGGGTATGTATACCGGAATATCGGGATTGTATTTGGTGACAGCCGGCAGGCCCCAGTAATGGTCCATATGCTCGTGCGTCTGGATGAAAGCCTTGATCTCGTTGTTGGCAAGCATGACATCTATGCCTTCACGCTTGTAGCAGGCGTCCATCCACACATAGTTCCAGCCGGTGTCAAACAGGTATTTGGTTACGGAGCCGTCCAGGGCTTCCACTTCGATCAGGCAGGAGAAACCCCCTGCATTATCGGCATGCACGCTTTTTTCACGGGTGATTTCCCAGGCCTCGTCCAGTTTTTTGGGCAAAAGATGCTTGATATGTTTGATGCCCTCTGCATAGCTGCCCTTGCCGACTCCTTTGCCGTTGCCGAAAGGCGGCCAGTTGAAGGTATACTGGTCAACCAGCAGGCCGCCGGCGCTGGTGACGTCCTGCATAAGCACGCCGTTGTCGAACCAGCTTGTTTCTGAAATGTTGGTAATGCGTATGGCCTTGCACATGCCGATATCCGTCGAGCCGCGCTGCGCATCCTTGAGAAAGGCACGGCGCATGGGCGAGTAGGAATATATGCCCATGGCGCCCAGTGTTCCCGCGCCTACACCCAGGGCGGCTCCTTTGATGAATTCACGTCTGTTCATATCATCCCCCTGCTGGCCTCTACTGGACCAGGGTGAAGTGCGCGCTGAACCAGGGCAGCGCCGCCACGATGGCAAAGTACACAGCCACGCCTGCCACGATGCCCACAACAAGGCCCGGCACCATGGCGGGGCTCCATGCGCTGCGCTCCTCAAAGGCGTGCTCGTCGGCCCTGATTTCTTCCACACTGCGGAATTCGCGCCGCCAGCCGGGCCAGCCATCCATGAACCACCAGTTGATAAGCCAGATATTGATGAGCCAGATCATGGGAATCATCGGAAACTGCTGCGGATGGGAAAAGCCCTTTTGCGTACCCAGCACCAGATGGGCGTACTGATAATACAGGCAGTAAATGACGATGCCGCCAACGATGACAATGAGTGTGCGAAGCAGCACGTTCACCGGAGTGCTGAACTTGTTGGGCCAGTTGCCGCCATAAAACTGAAGGAACAGGGCCGGAACAAGAAAGAATATCGCGGTTTCACCCACGTGCAGCCAGCGCCAGTCGGGAGCGGCATCACGCTTGTGCCCGCGGATGGCATCACCCCATACCAGTTCCTGCATGAACCAGAAGAAGAAACACAGGGCGAGGGAAATGGCGATAATGCCGAAAAACGTGGTGAAGCGTCGCAGCCACGGCGTTTTTATCAGGCAGAAGGGATAGCGTTCCCATATGCCTTCCATAAACCAGACCACCACTGTGCAGCACATGATCCATGCCACATGGAAGTTGGCAGAAACAGTCTGGGCGAAGTCTTCCCAGTAGGGCGGCGTAATGGCGGTGAAGTATTGCCAGGGGTAATACAGGATGCCCATGTGGTTGTGCATGGTCATGAAATAGATGACGAGGCTCAGGCAGAACGTGCCGAGCCAGATGCTGAATCCCCGGACGGGCTGCTTCTGGTTTTCCCAGGGGCGGCCTTCAAGGGCCACCAGCCAGGCCGGACTGATCCACGAAGCGATGACCGCAAACATCATGCAGGCCTGGGCCGCGTACTCCACAGCATAAAATTCCGTGAGTCCGGGTAGCTTCTGCAACTGGGCAGGACTGAAATAGGCAAAAGCCAGATTGCCCAGTACGCCTTCAAAAAAACCGTGAATCAGCACAATCATCAGTCCCACCGAGACCAGGGAAAGCACGATGCCTTTCTGTAGGGGGTGGGCGT contains the following coding sequences:
- a CDS encoding twin-arginine translocation signal domain-containing protein; translated protein: MNRREFIKGAALGVGAGTLGAMGIYSYSPMRRAFLKDAQRGSTDIGMCKAIRITNISETSWFDNGVLMQDVTSAGGLLVDQYTFNWPPFGNGKGVGKGSYAEGIKHIKHLLPKKLDEAWEITREKSVHADNAGGFSCLIEVEALDGSVTKYLFDTGWNYVWMDACYKREGIDVMLANNEIKAFIQTHEHMDHYWGLPAVTKYNPDIPVYIPNTFYPEGKQYLKDCGHVGKLTEVPKGLHKLENGVALYTFDCPIIFRVFGELSMYCNVKDVGLVSITGCCHQGIILFADTAYKELAYENDQFYGLYGGLHISPFDDWDPKYDDLVIGLKKWDLQRVGCNHCTGLITAQKFVDAGYPVVKGTARFRSKTTNYLGNGDVITFPS